One segment of Leptodactylus fuscus isolate aLepFus1 chromosome 7, aLepFus1.hap2, whole genome shotgun sequence DNA contains the following:
- the MEX3A gene encoding RNA-binding protein MEX3A — MPSLVVSGMMERNGHGMADLTKDRVLEDDRALQIALDQLCLLGLGETEEDTNNNNNSSSTNSSSSGQHPQKAGESKLCALYKEAELRLKSSNTTECVPVPSSEHVAEIVGRQGCKIKALRAKTNTYIKTPVRGEEPVFMVTGRREDVAMARREIISAAEHFSMIRASRNKAGSAFGSAPTLPGQVTIRVRVPYRVVGLVVGPKGATIKRIQQQTNTYIITPSRDRDPVFEITGAPGNVERAREEIETHIAVRTGKILEYNNENDFLSNSPDSGMESRYPESWRVHGTAAGCKPLSTFRQNSLGCIGDCPTEPVYETPRLNDQNEFNYGYLFPNYKQDVYYGVAETGGPMWGGQENNSPTPSIFTKQQRSGSSGTIQTNATQRSPESSLTSLPRRNQGDTLPGFTKLNATRNSVSGSRECMVCFESEVTAALVPCGHNLFCMECAVRICERNEPECPVCHASATQAIRIFS, encoded by the exons ATGCCTAGCCTGGTGGTATCAGGGATGATGGAAAGGAATGGGCATGGCATGGCAGACCTCACCAAGGACAGGGTGCTGGAGGATGACAGAGCCCTGCAGATCGCCCTGGACCAACTCTGCCTGCTGGGTCTGGGGGAGACAGAAGAAGAcaccaacaacaacaacaacagcagcagcaccAACAGCTCCAGCAGCGGCCAGCACCCCCAAAAAGCTGGGGAGAGCAAGCTGTGCGCCCTGTACAAGGAGGCCGAGCTGAGGCTGAAGAGTTCCAACACCACAGAGTGTGTGCCAGTGCCCAGCTCCGAACACGTGGCTGAGATTGTGGGAAGACAAG gttGCAAAATCAAAGCGCTAAGAGCGAAAACAAACACATATATCAAGACTCCGGTTCGAGGAGAAGAACCGGTGTTTATGGTGACTGGACGTAGAGAGGACGTTGCCATGGCAAGGCGCGAGATCATTTCCGCTGCTGAACACTTCTCCATGATAAGAGCTTCCCGGAACAAAGCGGGCAGTGCTTTCGGCAGTGCACCCACTCTACCCGGACAAGTCACAATCCGCGTCCGAGTCCCTTACAGAGTTGTTGGGTTAGTAGTCGGACCCAAGGGGGCTACCATTAAGAGAATTCAGcaacaaacaaacacttatattATCACTCCAAGCCGTGACAGAGACCCGGTGTTTGAGATCACTGGGGCTCCAGGAAATGTCGAACGGGCACGAGAAGAAATTGAGACACACATTGCGGTACGAACCGGCAAAATCTTGGAATACAACAACGAGAATGACTTTCTGTCTAATAGTCCAGATTCTGGAATGGAAAGCCGATATCCAGAGAGCTGGAGAGTTCACGGTACAGCAGCCGGTTGCAAACCTCTTTCTACCTTCCGACAAAACAGCCTAGGCTGCATCGGCGACTGTCCGACAGAACCTGTTTATGAGACGCCACGACTGAACGATCAGAACGAATTCAACTACGGCTATTTGTTCCCCAACTACAAGCAGGACGTTTATTACGGTGTGGCCGAAACTGGAGGACCCATGTGGGGCGGACAAGAGAACAACAGCCCAACCCCAAGCATCTTCACGAAGCAGCAGCGCTCCGGGAGCAGTGGCACCATCCAGACCAATGCCACCCAGAGgtctccagaatccagcctcACTAGCTTGCCGAGGAGGAACCAAGGCGATACTCTGCCAGGCTTCACCAAACTTAACGCCACTCGGAACTCTGTTTCTGGAAGCCGGGAGTGCATGGTATGCTTTGAAAGCGAGGTCACAGCTGCACTGGTGCCCTGCGGGCACAACCTTTTTTGCATGGAGTGTGCCGTACGCATCTGTGAACGTAACGAACCCGAGTGTCCCGTTTGTCACGCGTCCGCCACTCAAGCCATAAGGATATTTTCCTAA
- the KLHDC9 gene encoding kelch domain-containing protein 9, with protein MWTWTPVAQDLLFARAYHTCTPIGGKLYLYGGMKSADPKEPPLDDIVTFDPEQNAVETVTHGGLSRSHHDAVVLGDKWLCVVGGWDGSQRLSSVLGYDTETRILTSWAEKRPSNPPAGLSSHTCTKISDRELCVVGREGGLRTQRRYASVYTLQVDTSARTYQYKENESRTASRSGHSAVLLQSGRRDGWSLYVFGGRELTTVDLVGHWKAGKIQEDTTPCPRLSERLSRLVASEKAKQEAPKSLRHHSCSVIGPFLVVFGGETLGRSRDSVCNDLYVCDTRRAPISWFRFPGSDPLHKRVGHRTCLLNDNLYLVGGFGGDGKTPCPKISRLDFLEVEQ; from the exons ATGTGGACGTGGACCCCGGTGGCTCAGGATCTACTATTTGCTCGTGCCTACCACACATGTACACCAATAGGGGGCAAGCTGTATCTGTATGGTGGGATGAAATCCGCTGACCCCAAAGAGCCTCCTCTTGATGACATTGTGACCTTTGACCCGGAGCAGAACGCAGTGGAGACGGTCACTCACGGAGGTCTATCCAGGAGTCACCACGATGCTGTGGTGCTCGGTGACAAGTGGCTATGTGTGGTCGGAGGATGGGACGGCTCACAGAGATTATCTTCGGTCCTCGGCTACGACACCGAGACAAGAATATTGACGTCGTGGGCAGAAAAGCGTCCCAGTAACCCCCCGGCGGGGCTGAGCAGTCATACCTGCACCAAGATATCTGACCGTGAGCTCTGCGTGGTTGGTAGAGAGGGAGGACTACGGACACAAAGGAGATACGCCAGTGTATACACTCTACAGGTCGATACCAGCGCCAGGACTTACCA GTATAAAGAGAACGAATCCCGCACAGCGTCACGATCGGGGCACTCGGCCGTCCTCCTGCAGTCTGGCAGAAGAGATGGATGGTCGCTCTATGTATTTGGAGGGCGAGAGTTGACTACTGTTGACTTGGTCGGTCACTGGAAGGCGGGAAAAATCCAG GAGGACACGACTCCCTGTCCCCGTTTATCGGAACGATTGTCTCGACTCGTTGCTTCAGAAAAAGCCAAACAAGAAGCTCCTAAGAGCCTTCGGCATCACTCCTGCTCTGTCATTGGGCCGTTTCTGGTCGTTTTTGGTGGGGAGACCCTCGGTAGGAGCCGTGATTCCGTCTGCAATGACCTCTACGTCTGTGACACAC GCCGCGCCCCAATAAGCTGGTTCCGTTTCCCAGGATCAGATCCTCTTCACAAAAGAGTCGGCCACCGGACCTGTCTGCTTAACGACAACCTCTACCTTGTGGGTGGATTTGGTGGTGATGGCAAAACCCCATGCCCCAAGATCTCCAGGCTGGACTTTCTAGAAGTAGAACAGTAG